A region of Homo sapiens chromosome 17, GRCh38.p14 Primary Assembly DNA encodes the following proteins:
- the TBC1D3H gene encoding TBC1 domain family member 3H isoform X2 translates to MDVVEVAGSWWAQEREDIIMKYEKGHRAGLPEDKGPKPFRSYNNNVDHLGIVQSCPSWESAPQEGPCPPFPVPSPGLSPELERDRASPFWGSAPRLGPLQAPCSSSALPGLPYSETELPPLTAREAKQIRREISRKSKWVDMLGDWEKYKSSRKLIDRAYKGMPMNIRGPMWSVLLNTEEMKLKNPGRYQIMKEKGKRSSEHIQRIDRDISGTLRKHMFFRDRYGTKQRELLHILLAYEEYNPEVGYCRDLSHIAALFLLYLPEEDAFWALVQLLASERHSLQGFHSPNGGTVQGLQDQQEHVVATSQPKTMGHQISLGLTLRLWDVYLVEGEQALMPITRIAFKVQQKRLTKTSRCGPWARFCNRFVDTWARDEDTVLKHLRASMKKLTRKQGDLPPPAKPEQGSSASRPVPASRGGKTLCKGDRQAPPGPPARFPRPIWSASPPRAPRSSTPCPGGAVREDTYPVGTQGVPSPALAQGGPQGSWRFLQWNSMPRLPTDLDVEGPWFRHYDFRQSCWVRAISQEDQLAPCWQAEHPAERVRSAFAAPSTDSDQGTPFRARDEQQCAPTSGPCLCGLHLESSQFPPGF, encoded by the exons ATGGACGTGGTAGAGGTCGCGGGCAGTTGGTGGGCACAAGAGCGAGAGGACATCATTATGAAATACGAAAAG GGACACCGAGCTGGGCTGCCAGAGGACAAGGGGCCTAAGCCTTTTCGAAGCTACAACAACAACGTCGATCATTTGGGGATTGTACA GTCCTGCCCCTCCTGGGAATCAGCCCCACAGGAAGGCCCTTGTCCTCCCTTCCCTGTGCCTTCTCCTGGGCTGAGCCCTGAGCTGGAAAGGGACAGAGCCAGTCCTTTCTGGGGGTCGGCACCCAGGCTGGGGCCGCTCCAGGCCCCGTGCAGTTCCTCAGCTCTGCCTGGGTTGCCTTACAGTGAGACGGAGCTGCCTCCTCTGACTGCGCGGGAGGCGAAG CAAATTCGGCGGGAGATCAGCCGAAAGAGCAAGTGGGTGGATATGCTGGGAGACTGGGAGAAATACAAAAGCAGCAGAAAG CTCATAGATCGAGCGTACAAGGGAATGCCCATGAACATCCGGGGCCCGATGTGGTCAGTCCTCCTGAACACTGAGGAAATGAAGTTGAAAAACCCCGGAAGATACCAG ATCATGAAGGAGAAGGGCAAGAGGTCATCTGAGCACATCCAGCGCATCGACCGGGACATAAGCGGGACATTAAGGAAGCATATGTTCTTCAGGGATCGATACGGAACCAA GCAGCGGGAACTACTCCACATCCTCCTGGCATATGAGGAGTATAACCCG GAGGTGGGCTACTGCAGGGACCTGAGCCACATCGCCGCCTTGTTCCTCCTCTATCTTCCTGAGGAGGATGCATTCTGGGCACTGGTGCAGCTGCTGGCCAGTGAGAGGCACTCCCTGCAGG GATTTCACAGCCCAAATGGCGGGACCGTCCAGGGGCTCCAAGACCAACAGGAGCATGTGGTAGCCACGTCACAACCCAAGACCATGGGGCATCAG ATCTCTCTCGGGCTCACCCTGCGCCTGTGGGACGTGTATCTGGTAGAAGGCGAACAGGCGTTGATGCCGATAACAAGAATCGCCTTTAAGGTTCAGCAGA AGCGCCTCACGAAGACGTCCAGGTGTGGCCCGTGGGCACGTTTTTGCAACCGGTTCGTTGATACCTGGGCCAGGGATGAGGACACTGTGCTCAAGCATCTTAGGGCCTCTATGAAGAAACTAACAAGAAAGCAGGGGGACCTGCCACCCCCAG CCAAACCCGAGCAAGGGTCGTCGGCATCCAGGCCTGTGCCGGCTTCACGTGGCGGGAAGACCCTCTGCAAGGGGGACAGGCAGGCCCCTCCAGGCCCACCAGCCCGGTTCCCGCGGCCCATTTGGTCAGCTTCCCCGCCACGGGCACCTCGTTCTTCCACACCCTGTCCTGGTGGGGCTGTCCGGGAAGACACCTACCCTGTGGGCACTCAGGGTGTGCCCAGCCcggccctggctcagggaggaCCTCAGGGTTCCTGGAGATTCCTGCAGTGGAACTCCATGCCCCGCCTCCCAACGGACCTGGACGTAGAGGGCCCTTGGTTCCGCCATTATGATTTCAGACAGAGCTGCTGGGTCCGTGCCATATCCCAGGAGGACCAGCTGGCCCCCTGCTGGCAGGCTGAACACCCTGCGGAGCGGGTGAGATCGGCTTTCGCTGCACCCAGCACTGATTCCGACCAGGGCACCCCCTTCAGAGCTAGGGACGAACAGCAGtgtgctcccacctcagggccttgcCTCTGCGGCCTCCACTTGGAAAGTTCTCAGTTCCCTCCAGGCTTCTAG
- the TBC1D3H gene encoding TBC1 domain family member 3H isoform X1, producing MDVVEVAGSWWAQEREDIIMKYEKGHRAGLPEDKGPKPFRSYNNNVDHLGIVQSCPSWESAPQEGPCPPFPVPSPGLSPELERDRASPFWGSAPRLGPLQAPCSSSALPGLPYSETELPPLTAREAKQIRREISRKSKWVDMLGDWEKYKSSRKLIDRAYKGMPMNIRGPMWSVLLNTEEMKLKNPGRYQIMKEKGKRSSEHIQRIDRDISGTLRKHMFFRDRYGTKQRELLHILLAYEEYNPEVGYCRDLSHIAALFLLYLPEEDAFWALVQLLASERHSLQGFHSPNGGTVQGLQDQQEHVVATSQPKTMGHQDKKDLCGQCSPLGCLIRILIDGISLGLTLRLWDVYLVEGEQALMPITRIAFKVQQKRLTKTSRCGPWARFCNRFVDTWARDEDTVLKHLRASMKKLTRKQGDLPPPAKPEQGSSASRPVPASRGGKTLCKGDRQAPPGPPARFPRPIWSASPPRAPRSSTPCPGGAVREDTYPVGTQGVPSPALAQGGPQGSWRFLQWNSMPRLPTDLDVEGPWFRHYDFRQSCWVRAISQEDQLAPCWQAEHPAERVRSAFAAPSTDSDQGTPFRARDEQQCAPTSGPCLCGLHLESSQFPPGF from the exons ATGGACGTGGTAGAGGTCGCGGGCAGTTGGTGGGCACAAGAGCGAGAGGACATCATTATGAAATACGAAAAG GGACACCGAGCTGGGCTGCCAGAGGACAAGGGGCCTAAGCCTTTTCGAAGCTACAACAACAACGTCGATCATTTGGGGATTGTACA GTCCTGCCCCTCCTGGGAATCAGCCCCACAGGAAGGCCCTTGTCCTCCCTTCCCTGTGCCTTCTCCTGGGCTGAGCCCTGAGCTGGAAAGGGACAGAGCCAGTCCTTTCTGGGGGTCGGCACCCAGGCTGGGGCCGCTCCAGGCCCCGTGCAGTTCCTCAGCTCTGCCTGGGTTGCCTTACAGTGAGACGGAGCTGCCTCCTCTGACTGCGCGGGAGGCGAAG CAAATTCGGCGGGAGATCAGCCGAAAGAGCAAGTGGGTGGATATGCTGGGAGACTGGGAGAAATACAAAAGCAGCAGAAAG CTCATAGATCGAGCGTACAAGGGAATGCCCATGAACATCCGGGGCCCGATGTGGTCAGTCCTCCTGAACACTGAGGAAATGAAGTTGAAAAACCCCGGAAGATACCAG ATCATGAAGGAGAAGGGCAAGAGGTCATCTGAGCACATCCAGCGCATCGACCGGGACATAAGCGGGACATTAAGGAAGCATATGTTCTTCAGGGATCGATACGGAACCAA GCAGCGGGAACTACTCCACATCCTCCTGGCATATGAGGAGTATAACCCG GAGGTGGGCTACTGCAGGGACCTGAGCCACATCGCCGCCTTGTTCCTCCTCTATCTTCCTGAGGAGGATGCATTCTGGGCACTGGTGCAGCTGCTGGCCAGTGAGAGGCACTCCCTGCAGG GATTTCACAGCCCAAATGGCGGGACCGTCCAGGGGCTCCAAGACCAACAGGAGCATGTGGTAGCCACGTCACAACCCAAGACCATGGGGCATCAG GACAAGAAAGATCTATGTGGGCAGTGTTCCCCGTTAGGCTGCCTCATCCGGATATTGATTGACGGG ATCTCTCTCGGGCTCACCCTGCGCCTGTGGGACGTGTATCTGGTAGAAGGCGAACAGGCGTTGATGCCGATAACAAGAATCGCCTTTAAGGTTCAGCAGA AGCGCCTCACGAAGACGTCCAGGTGTGGCCCGTGGGCACGTTTTTGCAACCGGTTCGTTGATACCTGGGCCAGGGATGAGGACACTGTGCTCAAGCATCTTAGGGCCTCTATGAAGAAACTAACAAGAAAGCAGGGGGACCTGCCACCCCCAG CCAAACCCGAGCAAGGGTCGTCGGCATCCAGGCCTGTGCCGGCTTCACGTGGCGGGAAGACCCTCTGCAAGGGGGACAGGCAGGCCCCTCCAGGCCCACCAGCCCGGTTCCCGCGGCCCATTTGGTCAGCTTCCCCGCCACGGGCACCTCGTTCTTCCACACCCTGTCCTGGTGGGGCTGTCCGGGAAGACACCTACCCTGTGGGCACTCAGGGTGTGCCCAGCCcggccctggctcagggaggaCCTCAGGGTTCCTGGAGATTCCTGCAGTGGAACTCCATGCCCCGCCTCCCAACGGACCTGGACGTAGAGGGCCCTTGGTTCCGCCATTATGATTTCAGACAGAGCTGCTGGGTCCGTGCCATATCCCAGGAGGACCAGCTGGCCCCCTGCTGGCAGGCTGAACACCCTGCGGAGCGGGTGAGATCGGCTTTCGCTGCACCCAGCACTGATTCCGACCAGGGCACCCCCTTCAGAGCTAGGGACGAACAGCAGtgtgctcccacctcagggccttgcCTCTGCGGCCTCCACTTGGAAAGTTCTCAGTTCCCTCCAGGCTTCTAG
- the TBC1D3H gene encoding TBC1 domain family member 3H produces MDVVEVAGSWWAQEREDIIMKYEKGHRAGLPEDKGPKPFRSYNNNVDHLGIVHETELPPLTAREAKQIRREISRKSKWVDMLGDWEKYKSSRKLIDRAYKGMPMNIRGPMWSVLLNTEEMKLKNPGRYQIMKEKGKRSSEHIQRIDRDISGTLRKHMFFRDRYGTKQRELLHILLAYEEYNPEVGYCRDLSHIAALFLLYLPEEDAFWALVQLLASERHSLQGFHSPNGGTVQGLQDQQEHVVATSQPKTMGHQDKKDLCGQCSPLGCLIRILIDGISLGLTLRLWDVYLVEGEQALMPITRIAFKVQQKRLTKTSRCGPWARFCNRFVDTWARDEDTVLKHLRASMKKLTRKQGDLPPPAKPEQGSSASRPVPASRGGKTLCKGDRQAPPGPPARFPRPIWSASPPRAPRSSTPCPGGAVREDTYPVGTQGVPSPALAQGGPQGSWRFLQWNSMPRLPTDLDVEGPWFRHYDFRQSCWVRAISQEDQLAPCWQAEHPAERVRSAFAAPSTDSDQGTPFRARDEQQCAPTSGPCLCGLHLESSQFPPGF; encoded by the exons ATGGACGTGGTAGAGGTCGCGGGCAGTTGGTGGGCACAAGAGCGAGAGGACATCATTATGAAATACGAAAAG GGACACCGAGCTGGGCTGCCAGAGGACAAGGGGCCTAAGCCTTTTCGAAGCTACAACAACAACGTCGATCATTTGGGGATTGTACA TGAGACGGAGCTGCCTCCTCTGACTGCGCGGGAGGCGAAG CAAATTCGGCGGGAGATCAGCCGAAAGAGCAAGTGGGTGGATATGCTGGGAGACTGGGAGAAATACAAAAGCAGCAGAAAG CTCATAGATCGAGCGTACAAGGGAATGCCCATGAACATCCGGGGCCCGATGTGGTCAGTCCTCCTGAACACTGAGGAAATGAAGTTGAAAAACCCCGGAAGATACCAG ATCATGAAGGAGAAGGGCAAGAGGTCATCTGAGCACATCCAGCGCATCGACCGGGACATAAGCGGGACATTAAGGAAGCATATGTTCTTCAGGGATCGATACGGAACCAA GCAGCGGGAACTACTCCACATCCTCCTGGCATATGAGGAGTATAACCCG GAGGTGGGCTACTGCAGGGACCTGAGCCACATCGCCGCCTTGTTCCTCCTCTATCTTCCTGAGGAGGATGCATTCTGGGCACTGGTGCAGCTGCTGGCCAGTGAGAGGCACTCCCTGCAGG GATTTCACAGCCCAAATGGCGGGACCGTCCAGGGGCTCCAAGACCAACAGGAGCATGTGGTAGCCACGTCACAACCCAAGACCATGGGGCATCAG GACAAGAAAGATCTATGTGGGCAGTGTTCCCCGTTAGGCTGCCTCATCCGGATATTGATTGACGGG ATCTCTCTCGGGCTCACCCTGCGCCTGTGGGACGTGTATCTGGTAGAAGGCGAACAGGCGTTGATGCCGATAACAAGAATCGCCTTTAAGGTTCAGCAGA AGCGCCTCACGAAGACGTCCAGGTGTGGCCCGTGGGCACGTTTTTGCAACCGGTTCGTTGATACCTGGGCCAGGGATGAGGACACTGTGCTCAAGCATCTTAGGGCCTCTATGAAGAAACTAACAAGAAAGCAGGGGGACCTGCCACCCCCAG CCAAACCCGAGCAAGGGTCGTCGGCATCCAGGCCTGTGCCGGCTTCACGTGGCGGGAAGACCCTCTGCAAGGGGGACAGGCAGGCCCCTCCAGGCCCACCAGCCCGGTTCCCGCGGCCCATTTGGTCAGCTTCCCCGCCACGGGCACCTCGTTCTTCCACACCCTGTCCTGGTGGGGCTGTCCGGGAAGACACCTACCCTGTGGGCACTCAGGGTGTGCCCAGCCcggccctggctcagggaggaCCTCAGGGTTCCTGGAGATTCCTGCAGTGGAACTCCATGCCCCGCCTCCCAACGGACCTGGACGTAGAGGGCCCTTGGTTCCGCCATTATGATTTCAGACAGAGCTGCTGGGTCCGTGCCATATCCCAGGAGGACCAGCTGGCCCCCTGCTGGCAGGCTGAACACCCTGCGGAGCGGGTGAGATCGGCTTTCGCTGCACCCAGCACTGATTCCGACCAGGGCACCCCCTTCAGAGCTAGGGACGAACAGCAGtgtgctcccacctcagggccttgcCTCTGCGGCCTCCACTTGGAAAGTTCTCAGTTCCCTCCAGGCTTCTAG
- the TBC1D3H gene encoding TBC1 domain family member 3H isoform X4: MDVVEVAGSWWAQEREDIIMKYEKGHRAGLPEDKGPKPFRSYNNNVDHLGIVHETELPPLTAREAKQIRREISRKSKWVDMLGDWEKYKSSRKLIDRAYKGMPMNIRGPMWSVLLNTEEMKLKNPGRYQIMKEKGKRSSEHIQRIDRDISGTLRKHMFFRDRYGTKQRELLHILLAYEEYNPEVGYCRDLSHIAALFLLYLPEEDAFWALVQLLASERHSLQGFHSPNGGTVQGLQDQQEHVVATSQPKTMGHQISLGLTLRLWDVYLVEGEQALMPITRIAFKVQQKRLTKTSRCGPWARFCNRFVDTWARDEDTVLKHLRASMKKLTRKQGDLPPPAKPEQGSSASRPVPASRGGKTLCKGDRQAPPGPPARFPRPIWSASPPRAPRSSTPCPGGAVREDTYPVGTQGVPSPALAQGGPQGSWRFLQWNSMPRLPTDLDVEGPWFRHYDFRQSCWVRAISQEDQLAPCWQAEHPAERVRSAFAAPSTDSDQGTPFRARDEQQCAPTSGPCLCGLHLESSQFPPGF, from the exons ATGGACGTGGTAGAGGTCGCGGGCAGTTGGTGGGCACAAGAGCGAGAGGACATCATTATGAAATACGAAAAG GGACACCGAGCTGGGCTGCCAGAGGACAAGGGGCCTAAGCCTTTTCGAAGCTACAACAACAACGTCGATCATTTGGGGATTGTACA TGAGACGGAGCTGCCTCCTCTGACTGCGCGGGAGGCGAAG CAAATTCGGCGGGAGATCAGCCGAAAGAGCAAGTGGGTGGATATGCTGGGAGACTGGGAGAAATACAAAAGCAGCAGAAAG CTCATAGATCGAGCGTACAAGGGAATGCCCATGAACATCCGGGGCCCGATGTGGTCAGTCCTCCTGAACACTGAGGAAATGAAGTTGAAAAACCCCGGAAGATACCAG ATCATGAAGGAGAAGGGCAAGAGGTCATCTGAGCACATCCAGCGCATCGACCGGGACATAAGCGGGACATTAAGGAAGCATATGTTCTTCAGGGATCGATACGGAACCAA GCAGCGGGAACTACTCCACATCCTCCTGGCATATGAGGAGTATAACCCG GAGGTGGGCTACTGCAGGGACCTGAGCCACATCGCCGCCTTGTTCCTCCTCTATCTTCCTGAGGAGGATGCATTCTGGGCACTGGTGCAGCTGCTGGCCAGTGAGAGGCACTCCCTGCAGG GATTTCACAGCCCAAATGGCGGGACCGTCCAGGGGCTCCAAGACCAACAGGAGCATGTGGTAGCCACGTCACAACCCAAGACCATGGGGCATCAG ATCTCTCTCGGGCTCACCCTGCGCCTGTGGGACGTGTATCTGGTAGAAGGCGAACAGGCGTTGATGCCGATAACAAGAATCGCCTTTAAGGTTCAGCAGA AGCGCCTCACGAAGACGTCCAGGTGTGGCCCGTGGGCACGTTTTTGCAACCGGTTCGTTGATACCTGGGCCAGGGATGAGGACACTGTGCTCAAGCATCTTAGGGCCTCTATGAAGAAACTAACAAGAAAGCAGGGGGACCTGCCACCCCCAG CCAAACCCGAGCAAGGGTCGTCGGCATCCAGGCCTGTGCCGGCTTCACGTGGCGGGAAGACCCTCTGCAAGGGGGACAGGCAGGCCCCTCCAGGCCCACCAGCCCGGTTCCCGCGGCCCATTTGGTCAGCTTCCCCGCCACGGGCACCTCGTTCTTCCACACCCTGTCCTGGTGGGGCTGTCCGGGAAGACACCTACCCTGTGGGCACTCAGGGTGTGCCCAGCCcggccctggctcagggaggaCCTCAGGGTTCCTGGAGATTCCTGCAGTGGAACTCCATGCCCCGCCTCCCAACGGACCTGGACGTAGAGGGCCCTTGGTTCCGCCATTATGATTTCAGACAGAGCTGCTGGGTCCGTGCCATATCCCAGGAGGACCAGCTGGCCCCCTGCTGGCAGGCTGAACACCCTGCGGAGCGGGTGAGATCGGCTTTCGCTGCACCCAGCACTGATTCCGACCAGGGCACCCCCTTCAGAGCTAGGGACGAACAGCAGtgtgctcccacctcagggccttgcCTCTGCGGCCTCCACTTGGAAAGTTCTCAGTTCCCTCCAGGCTTCTAG
- the TBC1D3H gene encoding TBC1 domain family member 3H isoform X5, producing the protein MDVVEVAGSWWAQEREDIIMKYEKGHRAGLPEDKGPKPFRSYNNNVDHLGIVQSCPSWESAPQEGPCPPFPVPSPGLSPELERDRASPFWGSAPRLGPLQAPCSSSALPGLPYSETELPPLTAREAKQIRREISRKSKWVDMLGDWEKYKSSRKLIDRAYKGMPMNIRGPMWSVLLNTEEMKLKNPGRYQIMKEKGKRSSEHIQRIDRDISGTLRKHMFFRDRYGTKQRELLHILLAYEEYNPEVGYCRDLSHIAALFLLYLPEEDAFWALVQLLASERHSLQGFHSPNGGTVQGLQDQQEHVVATSQPKTMGHQDKKDLCGQCSPLGCLIRILIDGISLGLTLRLWDVYLVEGEQALMPITRIAFKVQQKGGLARWAGQDTVTPSPSPT; encoded by the exons ATGGACGTGGTAGAGGTCGCGGGCAGTTGGTGGGCACAAGAGCGAGAGGACATCATTATGAAATACGAAAAG GGACACCGAGCTGGGCTGCCAGAGGACAAGGGGCCTAAGCCTTTTCGAAGCTACAACAACAACGTCGATCATTTGGGGATTGTACA GTCCTGCCCCTCCTGGGAATCAGCCCCACAGGAAGGCCCTTGTCCTCCCTTCCCTGTGCCTTCTCCTGGGCTGAGCCCTGAGCTGGAAAGGGACAGAGCCAGTCCTTTCTGGGGGTCGGCACCCAGGCTGGGGCCGCTCCAGGCCCCGTGCAGTTCCTCAGCTCTGCCTGGGTTGCCTTACAGTGAGACGGAGCTGCCTCCTCTGACTGCGCGGGAGGCGAAG CAAATTCGGCGGGAGATCAGCCGAAAGAGCAAGTGGGTGGATATGCTGGGAGACTGGGAGAAATACAAAAGCAGCAGAAAG CTCATAGATCGAGCGTACAAGGGAATGCCCATGAACATCCGGGGCCCGATGTGGTCAGTCCTCCTGAACACTGAGGAAATGAAGTTGAAAAACCCCGGAAGATACCAG ATCATGAAGGAGAAGGGCAAGAGGTCATCTGAGCACATCCAGCGCATCGACCGGGACATAAGCGGGACATTAAGGAAGCATATGTTCTTCAGGGATCGATACGGAACCAA GCAGCGGGAACTACTCCACATCCTCCTGGCATATGAGGAGTATAACCCG GAGGTGGGCTACTGCAGGGACCTGAGCCACATCGCCGCCTTGTTCCTCCTCTATCTTCCTGAGGAGGATGCATTCTGGGCACTGGTGCAGCTGCTGGCCAGTGAGAGGCACTCCCTGCAGG GATTTCACAGCCCAAATGGCGGGACCGTCCAGGGGCTCCAAGACCAACAGGAGCATGTGGTAGCCACGTCACAACCCAAGACCATGGGGCATCAG GACAAGAAAGATCTATGTGGGCAGTGTTCCCCGTTAGGCTGCCTCATCCGGATATTGATTGACGGG ATCTCTCTCGGGCTCACCCTGCGCCTGTGGGACGTGTATCTGGTAGAAGGCGAACAGGCGTTGATGCCGATAACAAGAATCGCCTTTAAGGTTCAGCAGA AGGGAGGTCTGGCCAGGTGGGCTGGGCAGGACACTGTGACACCGAGCCCATCCCCCACATGA